A segment of the Candidatus Woesearchaeota archaeon genome:
TCTAATTTTGTTTTAGATAGTTTTATGCAGTTTTTAAAAAAAAAATTGATAAAATTATCAAAGAGAACTTTACATCCGTTTTAAAAAAACAATTTAGATGTTAGAAGTTGTCTTAGATTATATACAATAAAACAAAGGTAAAAAAAAATGAACGAATTTGAAACATTAGGTTTAATAGAACCAATAATGAAATCTATCCGAGATGAAAATTTCGAAACACCAACAAAAATTCAAGCTAAAACTATTCCATTAATTTTAGATGGAAAAGACGTAATTGGAAAATCCTCAACAGGCTCAGGAAAAACACTTGCATTCGCAGCAGGAATTATCCAAAACATCGACAAAGGAAAAGGAATCCAAGCAATAATTCTAACTCCAACAAGAGAGCTTGCAGAACAAGTAAAAGATGCATTCAAAAAGTTTGCAAAACATAGAAAACTTGTTGCAACAGCAATTTATGGTGGAGTCTCAATTGAACCACAAATGAAAAAGCTTACAAAAACAGACGTTGTAATTGCAACACCTGGAAGAATGCTTGATCATATCCAACGTGGAACAATTAATTTAAAAAATGTTAAAATCTTAGTTTTAGATGAAGCAGATAGAATGCTTGACATGGGATTTTTACCTGATGTCGACAGAATAATTGGAAAATGTCCTTACCGACAACAAACACTACTATTCTCCGCAACAATTAGTACTGAAATTAAAAAACTATGTGGAAAATACATGAACAACCCAATTAGAATTGACGGATCAGAACAAGTAGATCCAAATAAATTAAAACAAGTATACTACGATATTTCCGATACTCAAAAATTCCCACTATTAGTTCATTTACTAAAAGCTGAGATGACCGGACTTGTAATGATTTTTTGTAACACTAGACAAAACGTAGACTTTGTTGTAAAGAACTTAAAACTAAATCAAATCGATGCAGTTGCAATCCACGGAGGATTTACACAATCTAAAAGAAGTAAAACCATGGAAAAGTTCCAATCAAATAAAGCACACGCACTCGTTTGTACAGATGTTGCTGCAAGAGGACTAGATATTCCTGCAGTATCTCACGTATACAATTATGACTTACCTACAGATTCAAAAGACTATGTTCACAGAATCGGACGAACAGCTCGAGCAGGAAGTGAAGGAATTGCAGTTAATGTTTTAGGAAAAAGAGATCATAATAATTTCTCTCAAATTCTAAGAGATTACTCAGCAATGAAAGTTCGCAAAATGGAAATTCCACATTATGAACGAGTAGAAATGAAGAAAACTATTCCTGAAAGACGAGGCCGTGAAAGAACTCAAAGAATCGGACAAGGCGGACGAAGCGAAGGAAAAGGCGGCGCTAGAGGCGGACGAAGACCTGCATTTGGCGGTGGATTAAGATCACAATCAAGAAGTTTTGGAAGTTCAAGAAGTTCATCCTCAAGCGGATTTCGTAGTGAACGAAGTGAGAGTCGAGGAACTAGCAGCGAAGGAAGTTTTGGAAGTAGAAGACGAGATAGTGAACAAAGAGAACGACGTGGATCTAGTAGAAGCTCTAGTGAAGGAAGATCAAGCGGACCTCGAACCGGCGGATTTAGTCGTGGACGAGACAGCAGAGAATCTAGCGAAGGACGATCAAGTGGTCCTCGAACCGGCGGATTTAGTCGTGGACGAGACAGCAGAGAATCTAGCGAAGGACGATCAAGTGGTCCAAGAAATAGATCTCCAAGATCAGCTCCTTCTGAAAGAGGAGAACGTAAAAGTTTTCGAAAAACAAGAAATTAAATTCAAAATAATTTAAAATTTTTTATAATTCTTTTTTTTATTTACTTTTTTTCTAAATAAATTATGCATTTTTATTTTTCTCACACATAACATAATTTGCTTTAGCATCATTTACAAAAGCATATGCAAACAATAAACTTACAATACCCAAAAAAGAAGACGCCATTCCTCGCTCACCCGCAGTTTCAATTAAAGAAGTCAATTTAGCAGAATAGAAATCAATAACTTTTTGCTGTTGAAAAGGATAATACTTATCAAAACGCGCCAATTCTGAATCTAGAGAATCACCCATTCCTTTAAGCTGTTGTTCAAATGAAGAGTTCATAGCATTTCGATTTAAATTTTGACTTAAATAATGCATCGCACCATAAGGATTTTCTCTTGCTTGGTCAACAAAAATATATCTTTGTTCTTGTAAGTCATTAATTTTTATTCCAAAATCTATTGTCTTCGCAGTTTCCAAAGCACAAATCCCGCCCGAACCTAATCCTATTAAAGCAGATACGATCATCCCAGTTTTAGTTGATTTTGTCATTTAGTTTTCACCATCTTGTTCTTTAATATTTTCTTCCCCTGATTTTTTAGCACCAGAACTCACGCTTACACCACCAAAAATCATCGTAGAAATAATCAAACAAACAAACCCTGCAGATACAGTTCTTCCTTGCCAATAATTCGCATCATTCATTAATTCGGAAATCTTATTAGAATAAAAATTTGCAAGTCTTCTTTGTTGAAATCCAGAATATTGATCTGCAGTTTCTAAATGACGATCTAAAGAATAATTAACTCCAATAAGTTGTTGCTCGACAAATGAATGTGAACAAGTATCTTCTAAATTTTGACTTAAATATTTTAACGCATCATAAGAATTTTCCCTAGCAATATCTTCATAGAAATGTTTTTGTTCATTTAACACGCCACTTAAATTTGCTAAATCATATGAATCTGCAAGACATTTAACTCCAACACCGCCCGATGCCAATCCTGCAATAAATCCCATAATTGTTGCTGCTTTTCTCGTATTAATCATTTATCTCAACCACTCCAAACATATTTTGATTACGAATAAGAAGTGACAAATGCTATTATTTATGAATTATTTATAGAAATTATAGAATTAAATTGAATATGTCAAATATAAAACAATATAAAAAAAATTAAAGAAAGTAAAAAAAGTAAAAAAAGTAAAAAAAAAATTAATCTGCAAAACCAAAAAGCTTCTTCACTTTGTAACCAAGTTTACTTTTTCTTTTTGCTTCTTCTGCTTTCATTTGATCATACTTAACTAAAACTTGTTTGAATGCATCTAAATCTAACCTTACAGTCGGACTTCCTTGTTTTTCCCAACGCTCAACATCATACCTATGACCAACGCCAAATGAAAAAGGAACATACCCACTCCCAAGAGTTTTTGATTCAATAGTTTCTCCATTAACAACAACAGTTTCTGGCAAATGCCCTCGAGTATTTCTACCTTCAAGCAACTTTTCAAGTTCAAGACCTTTTCCTGCATAAGGATTCAATTTACCCCACCCCTCTCCAATTTGGTGCGCAGGTAAATTACTTTGCGATCTTCCCAGATAAAACAAAAAAGGTTTTCCCCTTTGAGTTGGATCGTCCATTTCTAAAATTTCAGGATTGCAAACATAAACTGCTGCAACATTATTATTATATCCTTGAATAAAATCAAGCACAGGTTTTTCTTCTTTTTTCTTACTTAATCCCATTTTTATTACCTCACATATTTTACTTCCTCAAGAATTTCTTTTCTGAGTTTTTGTTTGTTTAGTTCACTGTCGGGATCAACCATTTTGCTTGTTGCCTCATCTAATAACATATCAAATTTAGAAGTTAAATCTGCACGTTCAAGATCTTCTCGAGTTCTATTGTTAACTCCGTCAGCAGTATTATTACAATAGTCATCAATAATTCTAACTCGATCATCTTTCTCTCCAAGAAATAATGTACACCTATCTGCACCAGGCAAAGAATATCCTGGCTCCACAACATACATTGCAGAAACTCCATTAATTTTTCCAGCATATTTTCCTTGATCAAATTCTGAACTAACTGCATTTTTGTAAAGAAATCCTGCCACAGTAACTCCTGCAGCAACAATTCCTGCGATTATCCATTTACTAGCTTTATTCAATTAAATCACCTTTGATTGTTTATTATTGTAGAGTAGTTCCAAACTAGGATTAATATTTATTCCCTATAATTCATATTAACCCTAAGGAAAACGAAAAGTTTAAATATTAACCAACCTAAAACAAAATTATGGAAGAAAACATAATCAAACGACGCCTCATAAAACAAGGAAAAGGAGGATACACAGTAACAGTCCCAATAGACTTTGTTAGAAACAATGATTTGGAAGCAGGCACTGAAATTCGATTTATCCCCCTTGCTGACGGACTTTTAATGAGTGCTACTGCAACCAAACCAAAAAAAGAAATTACATTCACGCTCGAAGATAATGATAAAACAAGACTTAGAACAATTATATCTTCATTTTATAGAAGAGGATATGACACTATCACCCTTAAAACAACTGATCCCATAAGTTTTTCTCGAATAAATAAAATAACTGAATCACTACTAGGACTTGTTGCAACAGAACATACTGAAAACAACATAATATTGCAAAACATGATGAAAGATGATTTTGAAGATGTTGAAAAAATAATCACCAAATTATGCTACACAGTAAAACATTTTAACAAACTAGTACTCGAAGACTTAACTGACAAATCAACAAAAAATGAAGAAATAAAATCATTAAGAAAAACAACCATGAAACTTCGCGATTATTGTCAAAGGATGATCACCACAACAAATTATCAAAAAGATAAATCTCAAGAATATAACTTACTAGTTTTTACAATAGAAAAAATTGCTTCAAACTTTTATAATTTTCACTTAAATAAAAAAGAACTGAACAAAAAACAAAAAATAATTAATGAACTAAATACCTTAAATGATATCTTTTCTGATTTATTTGAAATTTATAGAAAGAAAGATTCAAAAAAAATAGTTAAAGCAAATCAAAAAATATTTATCCAAAAAAGAGATCTTAATGTTAATCACCCATTAATACTCGTTTTAAAAGAAAATTTATTCACTTTGAGCTCGCGCATAACTGGACTCTTGCTTAGTTGATGAAGGATCAGTTTGATGCATTCCCAAAGCAAAACCAATTGAACTATAAATATATTCTAAATCTTCTCGCACAATTAAATTTGCTTGACTCAAACAATTAAATGCTTCAACCATTTCACGACGAGCATAATTAAATTCCCCAGCACTTTGGTTTGCTTGATCTTGCTTTCTCATATTTCTAACCATCCCAGTCCTACCATCCGCAGGAGGAATTTCACAATCAGCATTTAATCTTTTAATTTCTTCATACGTATTTTTTAATTGAAGTGCATTACGATAAAGTTTTGCAACAAAATAAACTTCAAGATAATCTTTATCCATTTCAAATCCATTTTCTCTCGCAGAAATACTTGCCAAAGATATTTCTCCATCCTCCCCTAATTGATCAACTAAAGGTCGCACACTATCAATTGCAAAAACATCATCAACTTGAACAATATCATAAACAAATGTACTAAAATCAAAATCATAAGTAGTACGTACTCCATTTCGAACAACTAAAGAAACATTTTTACCATTTCTATCAGTAGTCCACTTAGCAAATTTTTCAAAATTAGGTCTTACAATATCATCAAGTTGTTTTAAAATTCCAATTGTTTTAGAATCAGATATCCCAAACTTTGATGCGATTTTGTATGCTTTTGGAAATTGTTCTATCTCCCCAACACTCACCCCAATTCCTGCCAAGTGACATGCAGCAGCAAGTTTTCCCAAAGATGCATTTTGCAAATAATATTTATCAGACTCAGTTAATAAATCCCCAACATGCGAATTAATTTTTGCACGTTTAACTGCAGCAGATTTTAATAGTTCAAAAATATCATCAGGATCTAAATTTGTTCCATTTGAAAATGCAACAGAATAAAGTGTTTGGTCAACAAATCCCGTAACTAAAGGTGCGTTGGAATCACTTGATCCCACATCAATTAAAGGGGCAATAGTAATTTCTGAATCCAACTCAGGAAGTTGCGCCATAATTTTGCGTTCAAGTCCATTTAACACAGGATCAGAATTATCTTTCACAATAAGTTCAATCATGTCTGAATTTCCACCAAAACTAATAAAACTAGAACTTGATATTAATTCATAGTCTGCCGCAGAAATAACTGCATTCGGTTTTATTTTTGAATCCAATAATTTTTTTCTCAACACAGGATCTTTTTCTAAAGCACCCAAACTAAATCCAAACATACTAGGATCAGAAGAATTTTCTGCAAGAAATCCACATACTAGTAGCTGATTATCACCAATAAATAAAGCATAAGTTCCATCTTCTTGTTTAATAGAAGTCGCAGGGACTTTAAAAACTGAGCCACCACTTCTTCCCTCATAAATAGCCATATTAAAATCAAGAATTTTATCATTTATAAAACTTTCGTTTATTAGTTACTTAATAGTAGTTAATAAGTTAATTTTATAACTTTTATGTCCAAATTTAAAAATATGCAAGACACACAACTACTCCCAACAAGAATTGATCCGAAATATATAATCCCATTCACAGGATATCCAGTAATTATCACTCAAGGATATAATGGACCATATAGTCACAAAGGAAGAGAAATTAATGGGAGAATTAGACGTAATGATTGTTACAGCATAGACTTCGCACTCCCACTAGAAACCACAATTATTGCCTCAAGAGCAGGAATAGTTAATTTAGTTGAAACGTTTTTTGATGAGTGTTATTTAGG
Coding sequences within it:
- a CDS encoding DEAD/DEAH box helicase, coding for MNEFETLGLIEPIMKSIRDENFETPTKIQAKTIPLILDGKDVIGKSSTGSGKTLAFAAGIIQNIDKGKGIQAIILTPTRELAEQVKDAFKKFAKHRKLVATAIYGGVSIEPQMKKLTKTDVVIATPGRMLDHIQRGTINLKNVKILVLDEADRMLDMGFLPDVDRIIGKCPYRQQTLLFSATISTEIKKLCGKYMNNPIRIDGSEQVDPNKLKQVYYDISDTQKFPLLVHLLKAEMTGLVMIFCNTRQNVDFVVKNLKLNQIDAVAIHGGFTQSKRSKTMEKFQSNKAHALVCTDVAARGLDIPAVSHVYNYDLPTDSKDYVHRIGRTARAGSEGIAVNVLGKRDHNNFSQILRDYSAMKVRKMEIPHYERVEMKKTIPERRGRERTQRIGQGGRSEGKGGARGGRRPAFGGGLRSQSRSFGSSRSSSSSGFRSERSESRGTSSEGSFGSRRRDSEQRERRGSSRSSSEGRSSGPRTGGFSRGRDSRESSEGRSSGPRTGGFSRGRDSRESSEGRSSGPRNRSPRSAPSERGERKSFRKTRN